The following proteins come from a genomic window of Malus domestica chromosome 02, GDT2T_hap1:
- the LOC114821048 gene encoding uncharacterized protein, translating to MSQLITRRRSVTNASSALSASTAPPVSAPLIQEPTPLAEATSTASQVPVSSTSSVSVQPLSARRPHRRRREPEPSDHTSSASRVEGEASRPAKKNTRGPSRMLKHKQIVRQTGSKIKIVYDPRHRGASTSQQHSFIVSSCGVVIRDNCPFQWQSWAEIPEDKKELVRHELSFIYDLDDASPEVMAYLEGILASR from the exons ATGTCGCAGTTGATCACTCGTCGTCGGAGTGTGACCAATGCGTCTTCCGCATTATCAGCATCTACTGCTCCACCCGTGAGTGCTCCATTGATTCAAGAGCCTACACCCCTTGCTGAGGCTACTTCTACGGCGTCTCAGGTACCCGTCTCATCGACATCATCAGTGTCGGTTCAACCGCTCAGTGCACGACGGCCTCACCGGCGCCGCCGCGAGCCGGAGCCTTCTGATCACACTTCCTCGGCATCCAGAGTCGAGGGTGAGGCCTCTCGGCCAG CTAAAAAAAACACCAGGGGGCCTAGTCGAATGCTGAAGCACAAACAGATCGTACGTCAGACCGGCTCCAAGATCAAGATTGTGTATGACCCGCGACATCGTGGAGCGTCTACCTCACAGCAGCATAGCTTCATCGTTAGTAGCTGTGGTGTTGTTATTCGAGACAATTGTCCTTTTCAGTGGCAGTCTTGGGCAGAAATTCCCGAGGACAAGAAGGAACTGGTGCGACACGAGTTGTCg TTCATTTATGATCTTGATGACGCATCCCCCGAGGTCATGGCCTACTTAGAGGGGATCTTAGCAAGCCGGTAA